The Aspergillus flavus chromosome 2, complete sequence region CCCCCACCCACACTACAACTAGGAGAATTAGCTCAAATCACCACAAAGTGGGTAAACAACCTCTCAAAGTCGAGATGTGTCATTAATCAGAGAAACCTCCAGCTACCAGATACAAGCCGTGAGTAGTCACTAGTCATCCTCTATGCAAAGTGGTCCATAAGTAGATCCGAGATGGGCAGTCACTTATCAGCTGTTCGGCCCCTCTCTGCCACccatttttttctttcttgatatGCTCGGGACGGCAATGTGGAGTCTGCTGCATCTATGCGACGATATCTGCAGAACCCATGATCCAAGCTGCGGGCTAGTGGTCCATAGAACTAGACTCAGATTGTTCATTGGTTGGCAGGCGCTCGGTTGGGGTTAAGGAGGGTTATTGACCTATAGTGTATTAATTGGGTTAGGACCCTTAATTAGGTGGTCTTggtgttgtttctttttccttttgtggGATTTTGGTGGTTATCTCTGTCTTGACTGTGTAGGTATTTAGCTTGATTTATGGATGTTGGTTATTTTAAATTGCGTGTGTATACTCAGGTATAGTAAATTGTGATGGTGATCCCCGAATCTGGGAAAACTTGGCTTTATCTCTGCTGAGATTATTCTACTTGCATATCCTGGTCTGGCTCTCACAATCtattctctgtttcttcAGAAATTCAGGTTAATTATCATGCTCATGCACGTAACCCTCAGGACAATCATAAAACCAATTCCTCCCCACCTACTAGTTCCAGATCTACATATACGACGTAGCACCACCGAACAATCTCCGCAGATCCCATTACAACCGAATACAAACTACTACCTGACTAAAATCATACACGCATAATAGTCATCGAAGGCTCACTTGCCGTCTGACTCTGCGAGGTACTACCCGAAGTCGAACACCAAGTCGTCATCGTAGCAGTTACCACTGTAGTATCATCTGGTTCACTCGTATTCACTGTAGATGTAGTGGAACATTGTGTCGTAATAGTCGTAGTCACCGTTATTGTCGAGGAAGCCTCAGGTGGTGGAGGCCCCGTTACGGTCCCGTGGCCGCCAGTTGGCCGAGAACTACTTTCTACTGGGCCTTTCGTGGACGGGGTAATTGGCGTGGAGCTGTTGGtgaaaggaggaggaggtagAGTTGACTCTCCCGAGCCTGATGAAGACGAGTTCCCACCCTGAGTCGGGGCTGTTGTGGTAGTCATGAACGTGGGATTAGTCGGCACGGTTGTTGGGGGTGGAGATAGAGTCACAACTCTCGTTGTGGTTACTGTTGCCGTGGCGcaggtggatgaggaggggtCCTCGCATTTAGTAACGAGCGTTGTGGTGGTTAGGGTCTTGTGCCAGGAGGTCCTCGTTGGCGGGTATAGTGTTATGTTGGACGAGGTTGTGGTATTTGTGCTAATTGGTGCGCATCCGGGGATGGGTGGTTTGGGTCGTATGTGGACGCAAACTTCGTAGTCCACGGGTAGGACCCTGCAGTCGTGTTCGCCCACGCGCACGTCGGGGTTCCATGCCAGGAAGTCGTCGACTGTGATACCGTTCTTTCGGGCGACGTCGTAGCAGTCGTCCTCACTAGAACAAACCAGCCTTGTTAGAATCTAATTGTGGGTATTGGGGTGATGCTGGATTACTGACTCGGATACGTGCCACCATTGGGTGCAGTTCTTGATCACATTTGGCTGGCGTGGGACGCTTGTTGGGAAAGCTGGGACAGGCGCCGTGCGTGTGGAAGGAGTACCAGGCACGGCGACACAGTACCAATTCCCATTCTATCAGGGACATTGAAGGTTAGTTGGCGCTATAATTTATTTCAATTTCAGGAAAGGGTATTCTTACGATAAGCCCTGTACATTTCTGGCCCACAGCAGGATTCCACGCCTTGAAGTCCTCCTCCGAGAATGTACCAAAAGAGAGTACAATATCGGAGCACGTCTCGGTCTGattcctccaccaccaagccTTGCAGTTGCTGGTGATCCCGGTTTGAATGGGAGCCGGGGTTGTGGTGACGGTGAGTGGCATGGGCACGAACCCGCTGGGAAGGAGACAGTAATAGTAGTTAGGCAGTAGGCCCTTGCAGTCTGGACCAAGAGCCGGATTCCATTCATGAAGAAGCTTCTCCGGCATGTTATATTGTGATAAGATCTTGGAGCAGGAGTCTCCCTGGATAGCTACACGTTAGCAGGACAGAGTTGATAAGCGAGGTGGATAGTTCGAGTTGCTTACAGCGGTAGCATGATAGTATACTTGACATTTGCTGGGCATCCCTGACTGTGTTGGCGAAGGTGGGAGCTCAATGTCAGTGGTATTAGGGCAAACTGGAGGCGGCGACGTGTAAGGCGTAGGGTCCGGAATGACCACCGGGGTTGAACCAGTTGGATAGGTGATGCTGTAGCCAGCCGGCCTGACCATGACACATAAATAGTAACCCACGAGAGGGGCGTCGCAATCTTCCTGGAGGCCCGGATTCCACTCCAGTCTGTATATGATATTAGCTGCCCAACCTGTTCTAATGGCTTTGAGAGATTGGATTGACTCACAGATCTTCCTTCGACATCCACGAGCTGTAGAGGCTTGTAATGATGTCACAAGTATCACCGATCATGACCTCATGCCATTTGGTGCACGATGTGGGCTGGCCTGGCTGGGTTTTGGTAGGGGGCCATGCTGTCTCTGacggaggcggaggcggagtCCAGGTGGTAGTGGGATGATTAAACGTGTAGGTGGCCTTGCCTGTTGAGGTCCCATTGTCGCCTGGGGTAGAGATGATAGGCGTAGTCTTTGTGGTCTGTATAGACGTAGTCGTCGTGGAGCTGCCATCTGCGGTTGGGACCGTTGGAGTCGGTGTCTCGGTGGTGATAGCTGGCCCGACTCCAACGCAGTACGATGTATCTACCCAAAAATTCTTTTTACAGTCCTTAGAAACCGAGGGATTCCAACGAAAGAAGTCATCGGCGGAAATGCCATAATCACGCTGCACAGTGGAACAGTCGTCGTCCTTCTTCGCAGTGTACCATTTGTTGCAGTTGGGAGCGGTTCCTGGCAACGTTGGGTGAGAAGGATGAGCTTCCCAGGTGGTGCTCACAGCATTGGCAGAAGCTGTTATCAcggcgaggaggagagaaagagtcAGCTGAAAGGGTGCCATGGCCATCAATctggaggggaaagaaatgtCTAGGCATAGTCTGGGAGAGAGAGGACTAGAGCTTAGGCGATATTTATAGAAAGGCATCCTTTGACGGTACATGAATGTTAGTAGTGAATGAGCATATTCACCCTATGGTAGAGAATTTGACAGTATTGATATCTATTCACCTTTCCTCCTCACTAACCATGGTTCTTTAAATAGTAGCAAGCATAGGACATTCACACGCGTGGGCTGTATTCAATACTAGCAACGTGAGATGCCTCCATTGAACCACTACAGAGACTCGCCGTGCATTATCATAACCCCACTATATTGAAGACAACTGTTCAAAATCGATAAGATAGTAAAGGTATTACCCAGTACAACAGTCAAGTACCACTCTTGCCTCAGGATCTAATTAAACAGCTCGTGATCTTCTCTTTGAACAAGCCATACCACGGGCTATCTGGATCGTTGTGAAACACCTCCCGGAACTTCCCATATACGGGATGATAGATATGCTGCAACCCCTTCACGTCCAGTTGAGTAGGGATTAGTGGCTCTGGGATCTCCTGAAGTTCGTGAGTCCGTACTAGAGTAAGCTTCGGAACGTCATGCTCATCCTTTCGTCCAAAAGTGTGTGATGCGTAAATCATTATAGACTCCCAATCAACGTCAGAATCAAGAGGCCACAAGCGATGTGGCTGTTGCTTTCGCGCCGCCCATGGAAGTATGTCGGCTGCAAGAAAATCGAGGTCAATAGCCCGATCTTGATTGCGACAGGGGCCGTTCTCGCTCCAGAGTTCCAAAGTATCATCACT contains the following coding sequences:
- a CDS encoding putative muramidase; this encodes MAMAPFQLTLSLLLAVITASANAVSTTWEAHPSHPTLPGTAPNCNKWYTAKKDDDCSTVQRDYGISADDFFRWNPSVSKDCKKNFWVDTSYCVGVGPAITTETPTPTVPTADGSSTTTTSIQTTKTTPIISTPGDNGTSTGKATYTFNHPTTTWTPPPPPSETAWPPTKTQPGQPTSCTKWHEVMIGDTCDIITSLYSSWMSKEDLLEWNPGLQEDCDAPLVGYYLCVMVRPAGYSITYPTGSTPVVIPDPTPYTSPPPVCPNTTDIELPPSPTQSGMPSKCQVYYHATAGDSCSKILSQYNMPEKLLHEWNPALGPDCKGLLPNYYYCLLPSGFVPMPLTVTTTPAPIQTGITSNCKAWWWRNQTETCSDIVLSFGTFSEEDFKAWNPAVGQKCTGLINGNWYCVAVPGTPSTRTAPVPAFPTSVPRQPNVIKNCTQWWHVSDEDDCYDVARKNGITVDDFLAWNPDVRVGEHDCRVLPVDYEVCVHIRPKPPIPGCAPISTNTTTSSNITLYPPTRTSWHKTLTTTTLVTKCEDPSSSTCATATVTTTRVVTLSPPPTTVPTNPTFMTTTTAPTQGGNSSSSGSGESTLPPPPFTNSSTPITPSTKGPVESSSRPTGGHGTVTGPPPPEASSTITVTTTITTQCSTTSTVNTSEPDDTTVVTATMTTWCSTSGSTSQSQTASEPSMTIMRV